Proteins from a genomic interval of Oryctolagus cuniculus chromosome 8, mOryCun1.1, whole genome shotgun sequence:
- the DMP1 gene encoding dentin matrix acidic phosphoprotein 1, with product MKTSILFMFLWGLTCALPVARYENTETESSEEWKDPLAPPPTPPLDSVSSEESKVSSEEQVSKDSRDTTDSEEALISDDGQYLYRTAGGFSKSDKEDDEDDSGDDTFGDEDNGPGPKERQGGGNSELGSEEDSADNTQSREDSAQDTTSDSRDLDHEGVVHSRPDSESEEHWVGGGSDGESSHGDGSEFDDEGMQSDDPDSIMSERVKARISSAGVRSKESNGDSRQASTPDAGQSRSVEYPRRRFFWKSRISQEDDRHELEDSNTQEEVEDSTESPDSRDAGLSRSREDSRESQSQEDSNNEQDPSSESSQEADLPSQESSSESQEEGLSESRGDNPDATTSSTEEDSDSSQEDNLSVPSSSESQSREEQADSDSNESLKSSEESPETTEEENSSSQEGLQSQSESAESPSEESQSEQDSQSDEGAGSDSQENSKSKEDSNSTESMSSSEEDGQARGMDMESRKLTVDTYNNKPIGDQDDNDCQDGY from the exons ATGAAGACCAGCATCCTGTTCATGTTCCTTTGGGGCTTAACCTGTGCCCTCCCG GTAGCCAGATATGAAAACACTGAAACTGAGAGCTCTGAAGAATGGAAG gATCCCTTGGCTCCACCACCAACACCACCCCTG gacAGTGTGTCATCAGAAGAAAGTAAAGTTAGCTCAGAGGAACAG GTCAGTAAGGACTCCAGAGACACCACTGACTCAGAGGAGGCCCTGATCTCTGATGATGGCCAATATCTTTATAGAACAGCTGGTGGCTTCTCCAAGAGTGATAaagaagatgatgaagatgacagTGGAGATGACACCTTCGGTGATGAAGACAATGGCCCAGGGcccaaggagagacagggaggaggaaacTCTGAACTAGGCAGTGAGGAGGATTCTGCTGACAACACACAGTCCAGGGAAGACAGTGCCCAGGACACCACCAGTGACAGCAGGGATCTTGACCATGAGGGCGTGGTCCACAGCAGACCAGACAGCGAGAGTGAGGAGCACTGggtgggaggcggcagtgacggGGAGAGCAGTCACGGCGATGGCTCTGAGTTTGATGATGAAGGAATGCAGAGTGATGATCCGGACAGCATCATGAGCGAGAGAGTCAAGGCCAGAATAAGCAGTGCTGGAGTCAGATCAAAAGAATCAAATGGGGACAGCAGACAAGCGAGCACTCCAGATGCAGGGCAGAGCCGATCAGTGGAGTATCCCCGTCGGAGGTTTTTCTGGAAGTCCCGCATTTCCCAGGAGGATGACAGGCATGAGCTTGAGGACAGCAACACACAGGAGGAAGTTGAGGACTCCACAGAAAGCCCCGACTCCAGAGATGCTGGCCTCAGCCGATCCAGGGAAGACAGCAGGGAGAGTCAGTCCCAGGAGGACAGCAACAATGAGCAAGACCCCAGCAGTGAGTCCAGTCAGGAGGCTGACCTGCCGTCTCAAGAAAGCAGTAGTGAGTCTCAGGAAGAGGGGCTGAGTGAGTCCAGGGGCGATAATCCAGACGCCACCACCAGCAGCACAGAGGAGGACAGCGACTCCAGCCAAGAGGACAACCTGAGCGTCCCCTCCAGCTCAGAAAGCCAATCCAGAGAGGAGCAAGCCGACAGCGACTCCAACGAGAGCCTGAAATCCTCAGAGGAGAGCCCGGAGACCACTGAGGAGGAGAACAGTTCCAGCCAGGAGGGCCTGCAGTCCCAGAGCGAGTCTGCTGAGAGCCCGAGCGAGGAAAGTCAGTCGGAGCAGGACAGCCAATCTGATGAAGGGGCTGGCAGTGACTCTCAGGAAAACAGCAAATCCAAAGAAGACAGCAACTCTACTGAGAGCATGTCGAGCAGTGAGGAAGACGGCCAGGCCAGAGGCATGGACATGGAAAGCAGAAAACTGACAGTTGACACTTACAACAACAAGCCCATTGGCGACCAAGATGACAATGACTGCCAAGACGGCTACTAG